The Roseibium sp. Sym1 nucleotide sequence ATCACCTGGCGCTGCAGGTTCGACAGCGACACCGTGTCATCGTCGACAATGCCGAGCGTGCCGATGCCCGCTGCCGCCAGGTATTGCAGCACCGGCGCGCCGAGGCCGCCGGCGCCGATCACCAGCACCCGGGCCTTTTTCAGCTTCTGCTGCCCGGCCCCGCCGATGTCCTGCATGACGATGTGGCGGGCGTAACGTTCCAGTTCGGCGGGGGAGAGCATTCTTTTTCCTGCTAAATGGTTTCGGCGGCACGACGTTGATCTGGATCCGTCACCTAACCCAACACCCGGCTGACCAGCCGGGCGGTGTAGTCCACCATCGGGATGACGCGGGCGTAGTTCAGCCGCGTCGGGCCGATGACGCCAAGCACGCCGACGATGCGCTGGTTGCTGTCCCGGTAGGGTGAGACCACCAGCGAGGAGCCCGAGAGCGAAAAGAGGTTGTTTTCCGAACCGATGAAGATGCGGACGCCATCGCCCTTTTCGGCAAGGCCCAGAAGCTGGATGAGTTCCTTCTTGTTTTCCAGGTCGTCGAACAGGAGGCGGATGCGCTCGAGATCCTCGGCCGCTTCCAGGTCGGTCAGAAGATTGGAGCGGCCGCGCACGATCAGCGTGCCGGGATCGCTCGCGCTTTCGCCGCCCCAGACGGCAAGGCCCGTGTTGATCACTTTCTGGCTGAGCTGGTCGAGTTCGGCCTGGTCCGCATCGCGCACCTTCTCCAGTTCTGAGCGGATTTCCGACAGTGTCTTTCCCTGGATCTGGGCGTTCAGGTAGTTCGAGGCCTCGACCAGCGCCGAGGCCGGCAGGTTCGCCGGCAGTTCCAGGACACGGTTCTCCACCGAACCGTCATCGCTGACCATGACCACCAGGGCCTTTTGCGGTTCGAT carries:
- the hrcA gene encoding heat-inducible transcriptional repressor HrcA, with translation MSLSDLDKRSREIFRAIVETYLETGEPVGSRNVSRNLAMSLSPASVRNVMSDLEHMGLLHSPHTSAGRLPTEIGLRFFVDALLEVGDLTQEERRQIDVQVRASQRANSAEQVLTEASQMLSGLSMGAGVVLTHKTDMRLKHIEFVRIEPQKALVVMVSDDGSVENRVLELPANLPASALVEASNYLNAQIQGKTLSEIRSELEKVRDADQAELDQLSQKVINTGLAVWGGESASDPGTLIVRGRSNLLTDLEAAEDLERIRLLFDDLENKKELIQLLGLAEKGDGVRIFIGSENNLFSLSGSSLVVSPYRDSNQRIVGVLGVIGPTRLNYARVIPMVDYTARLVSRVLG